A genomic region of Thunnus albacares chromosome 4, fThuAlb1.1, whole genome shotgun sequence contains the following coding sequences:
- the LOC122981284 gene encoding tubulin beta-6 chain isoform X1, translating into MREIVHLQIGQCGNQIGSKFWEVISEEHGLNATGLYEGDCNLQLERVNVYFNEAHGGKYVPRALLVDLEPGTMDSVRGSRIGALFRPDNFIHGNSGAGNNWAKGHYTEGAELVDQVVDRVRNECESCDCLQGFQLVHSLGGGTGSGMGTLLINKIREEYPDRIMNTFSIMPSPKVSDTVVEPYNATLSVHQLLENTDETFCIDNEALYDICFRTLKLTTPTYGDLNHLVSMTMSGVTTSLRFPGQLNADLRKLAVNMVPFPRLHFFMPGFAPLTARGSQQYSALTVPELTQQMFDSRNMMTACDPRRGRYLTVAGVFRGKMSTKEVDEQMLAIQQRNSNYFVDWIPHNVKVAVCDIPPRGLKMASTFIGNNTAIQEIFRRVGEQFSLMFRRKAFLHWYTGEGMDELEFNEAESNLNDLVSEYQQYQDATAHESEGEDEEEVGESSPAETKVQSRMEVTLETVTETSTETVDE; encoded by the exons TTTTGGGAAGTGATCAGTGAAGAACATGGACTCAATGCTACAGGTCTCTATGAGGGAGACTGCAACCTTCAGCTGGAGAGGGTCAACGTCTACTTCAATGAGGCACATG GTGGTAAATATGTGCCCAGGGCCCTGCTTGTTGACCTGGAGCCTGGCACAATGGACAGTGTAAGAGGGAGCCGCATCGGGGCCCTTTTTAGGCCAGACAACTTCATCCATG GAAATTCAGGAGCTGGGAATAACTGGGCGAAGGGTCACTACACTGAGGGAGCAGAGCTGGTGGACCAGGTGGTTGACAGAGTGAGGAACGAGTGTGAAAGCTGTGATTGCCTGCAGGGCTTCCAGCTGGTTCACTCACTGGGGGGTGGCACTGGCTCTGGCATGGGAACCCTCCTCATCAACAAGATCCGAGAGGAGTATCCTGACCGCATCATGAACACCTTCAGCATCATGCCTTCCCCTAAAGTCTCTGACACAGTGGTAGAGCCCTACAACGCCACCTTGTCGGTCCACCAACTCCTGGAGAACACAGACGAGACCTTCTGCATCGACAACGAGGCCCTCTATGACATCTGTTTCCGCACGCTGAAACTGACCACACCAACCTACGGGGACCTCAACCACTTGGTCAGCATGACCATGAGCGGGGTCACAACCTCACTGAGATTCCCCGGACAGCTCAACGCAGACCTGAGGAAGCTGGCCGTCAACATGGTGCCTTTCCCTCGCCTCCACTTCTTCATGCCAGGCTTTGCCCCTCTGACAGCGCGTGGCAGCCAACAGTACAGCGCCCTCACTGTGCCTGAGCTCACCCAGCAGATGTTCGACTCCCGCAACATGATGACAGCTTGCGACCCCAGACGAGGGCGCTACCTCACAGTTGCTGGTGTCTTCCGTGGCAAGATGTCCACCAAGGAGGTAGACGAGCAGATGCTTGCAATCCAGCAGAGAAACAGCAACTACTTTGTGGACTGGATCCCCCATAACGTGAAGGTTGCCGTGTGTGACATCCCACCCCGAGGCCTCAAAATGGCCTCCACCTTCATCGGCAATAACACAGCCATTCAGGAGATATTCCGTCGTGTTGGCGAGCAGTTCTCCCTGATGTTCAGACGGAAGGCTTTCCTCCACTGGTATACAGGGGAGGGTATGGATGAATTGGAGTTCAACGAGGCAGAGAGCAACCTCAACGACCTAGTGTCAGAGTATCAGCAGTACCAAGATGCCACTGCTCATGAATCGGAAGgggaagatgaagaagaggtgGGAGAGTCATCTCCAGCAGAAACAAAGGTTCAGTCTCGGATGGAAGTTACACTGGAAACAGTGACGGAAACAAGCACAGAAACTGTAGATGAGTAG
- the LOC122981284 gene encoding tubulin beta chain isoform X2, with protein sequence MDSVRGSRIGALFRPDNFIHGNSGAGNNWAKGHYTEGAELVDQVVDRVRNECESCDCLQGFQLVHSLGGGTGSGMGTLLINKIREEYPDRIMNTFSIMPSPKVSDTVVEPYNATLSVHQLLENTDETFCIDNEALYDICFRTLKLTTPTYGDLNHLVSMTMSGVTTSLRFPGQLNADLRKLAVNMVPFPRLHFFMPGFAPLTARGSQQYSALTVPELTQQMFDSRNMMTACDPRRGRYLTVAGVFRGKMSTKEVDEQMLAIQQRNSNYFVDWIPHNVKVAVCDIPPRGLKMASTFIGNNTAIQEIFRRVGEQFSLMFRRKAFLHWYTGEGMDELEFNEAESNLNDLVSEYQQYQDATAHESEGEDEEEVGESSPAETKVQSRMEVTLETVTETSTETVDE encoded by the exons ATGGACAGTGTAAGAGGGAGCCGCATCGGGGCCCTTTTTAGGCCAGACAACTTCATCCATG GAAATTCAGGAGCTGGGAATAACTGGGCGAAGGGTCACTACACTGAGGGAGCAGAGCTGGTGGACCAGGTGGTTGACAGAGTGAGGAACGAGTGTGAAAGCTGTGATTGCCTGCAGGGCTTCCAGCTGGTTCACTCACTGGGGGGTGGCACTGGCTCTGGCATGGGAACCCTCCTCATCAACAAGATCCGAGAGGAGTATCCTGACCGCATCATGAACACCTTCAGCATCATGCCTTCCCCTAAAGTCTCTGACACAGTGGTAGAGCCCTACAACGCCACCTTGTCGGTCCACCAACTCCTGGAGAACACAGACGAGACCTTCTGCATCGACAACGAGGCCCTCTATGACATCTGTTTCCGCACGCTGAAACTGACCACACCAACCTACGGGGACCTCAACCACTTGGTCAGCATGACCATGAGCGGGGTCACAACCTCACTGAGATTCCCCGGACAGCTCAACGCAGACCTGAGGAAGCTGGCCGTCAACATGGTGCCTTTCCCTCGCCTCCACTTCTTCATGCCAGGCTTTGCCCCTCTGACAGCGCGTGGCAGCCAACAGTACAGCGCCCTCACTGTGCCTGAGCTCACCCAGCAGATGTTCGACTCCCGCAACATGATGACAGCTTGCGACCCCAGACGAGGGCGCTACCTCACAGTTGCTGGTGTCTTCCGTGGCAAGATGTCCACCAAGGAGGTAGACGAGCAGATGCTTGCAATCCAGCAGAGAAACAGCAACTACTTTGTGGACTGGATCCCCCATAACGTGAAGGTTGCCGTGTGTGACATCCCACCCCGAGGCCTCAAAATGGCCTCCACCTTCATCGGCAATAACACAGCCATTCAGGAGATATTCCGTCGTGTTGGCGAGCAGTTCTCCCTGATGTTCAGACGGAAGGCTTTCCTCCACTGGTATACAGGGGAGGGTATGGATGAATTGGAGTTCAACGAGGCAGAGAGCAACCTCAACGACCTAGTGTCAGAGTATCAGCAGTACCAAGATGCCACTGCTCATGAATCGGAAGgggaagatgaagaagaggtgGGAGAGTCATCTCCAGCAGAAACAAAGGTTCAGTCTCGGATGGAAGTTACACTGGAAACAGTGACGGAAACAAGCACAGAAACTGTAGATGAGTAG
- the prelid3b gene encoding PRELI domain containing protein 3B isoform X1: protein MKIWTSEHIFNHPWETVIKAAMQKYPNPMNPSVFGVDVLDRAVDKQGRLHSQRLLSTEWGLPSIVKSIIGNTRTCTYIKEQSVVDPKEKTFELQSTNITFTNMVSVDERLTYKPHPEDTEKTILTQEAIISVKGVSLSSYLEGVMASTISANAGKGREAMEWVIRRLNAEIEELAATARGTIRTPMAAAVTEK, encoded by the exons ATGAAGATCTGGACATCTGAGCACATATTCAA CCATCCTTGGGAGACGGTGATCAAGGCTGCTATGCAGAAGTACCCCAACCCCATGAATCCCAGTGTGTTTGGAGTGGACGTTCTGGACCGAGCCGTCGACAAACAGGGACGCCTCCACAGTCAAAGACTGCTCAGCACAGAGTGGGGCCTCCCGTCTATAGTGAAATCT ATCATTGGTAACACACGAACGTGCACTTACATTAAGGAGCAGTCGGTCGTGGATCCCAAAGAGAAGACTTTCGAGCTTCAGTCCACAAAT ATCACTTTCACAAACATGGTGTCTGTGGATGAACGGTTAACATACAAACCACATCCAGAGGATACTGAGAA AACAATACTGACGCAGGAGGCTATAATCTCTGTGAAAGGGGTCAGTCTCAGCAGTTATTTGGAGGGAGTTATGGCCAGCACCATCTCTGCTAACGCTGGAAAG GGCCGTGAAGCCATGGAGTGGGTAATCAGGCGACTGAATGCAGAAATCGAGGAGCTGGCAGCCACAGCACGTGGGACCATACGCACCCCGATGGCTGCTGCGGTCACTGAGAAATGA
- the prelid3b gene encoding PRELI domain containing protein 3B isoform X2: MQKYPNPMNPSVFGVDVLDRAVDKQGRLHSQRLLSTEWGLPSIVKSIIGNTRTCTYIKEQSVVDPKEKTFELQSTNITFTNMVSVDERLTYKPHPEDTEKTILTQEAIISVKGVSLSSYLEGVMASTISANAGKGREAMEWVIRRLNAEIEELAATARGTIRTPMAAAVTEK; encoded by the exons ATGCAGAAGTACCCCAACCCCATGAATCCCAGTGTGTTTGGAGTGGACGTTCTGGACCGAGCCGTCGACAAACAGGGACGCCTCCACAGTCAAAGACTGCTCAGCACAGAGTGGGGCCTCCCGTCTATAGTGAAATCT ATCATTGGTAACACACGAACGTGCACTTACATTAAGGAGCAGTCGGTCGTGGATCCCAAAGAGAAGACTTTCGAGCTTCAGTCCACAAAT ATCACTTTCACAAACATGGTGTCTGTGGATGAACGGTTAACATACAAACCACATCCAGAGGATACTGAGAA AACAATACTGACGCAGGAGGCTATAATCTCTGTGAAAGGGGTCAGTCTCAGCAGTTATTTGGAGGGAGTTATGGCCAGCACCATCTCTGCTAACGCTGGAAAG GGCCGTGAAGCCATGGAGTGGGTAATCAGGCGACTGAATGCAGAAATCGAGGAGCTGGCAGCCACAGCACGTGGGACCATACGCACCCCGATGGCTGCTGCGGTCACTGAGAAATGA
- the aurka gene encoding aurora kinase A, whose protein sequence is MDASARAKLTEMKLQRPEVKSNGDGPKRIPVTQQSQMTQKASVTPTQHQKVLGVSNGPKRIQRPVSHQKPVSHVNIVKSTHLADQNVNPATQNVNPAPQPKSSSQQKMNEPRVNPEGTKPATELEKPEKPRKMPAKNDSARVSESKKRWSLENFDIGRPLGKGKFGNVYLARERQTKFILALKVLFKKQLEKAGVEHQLRREVEIQSHLRHPNILRLYGYFHDASRVYLILEFAPRGELYGELQRCGGFSEERSATYMMELADALNYCHSKKVIHRDIKPENLLLGANGELKIADFGWSVHTPSSRRSTLCGTLDYLPPEMIEGKTHDEKVDLWSLGVLCYEFLVGHPPFEAKSNEETYRRISRVEYTYPPQTNFSAGAKDLVARLLKHNPMHRLPIEGVLCHPWVVEYSTKKPKALNSEEPSQ, encoded by the exons ATGGACGCTTCTGCCAGGGCCAAGCTGACAGAGATGAAACTTCAGAGGCCTGAAGTGAAG TCAAATGGTGATGGACCAAAGCGGATTCCTGTGACCCAACAGTCACAGATGACTCAAAAGGCTTCAGTCACACCAACTCAGCATCAAAAAGTCCTGGGTGTGTCAAATGGTCCTAAGCGCATTCAGCGACCTGTGAGCCATCAGAAACCAGTATCTCATGTCAATATTGTCAAGTCCACACATCTGGCTGATCAGAATGTGAACCCTGCTACTCAAAATGTAAATCCTGCACCACAGCCCAAATCTAGTTCCCAGCAAAAGATGAATGAGCCCAGGGTGAACCCGGAGGGAACCAAACCAGCAACAGAATTGGAAAAGCCTGAGAAGCCACGGA AAATGCCTGCCAAGAATGATTCTGCAAGAGTCTCTGAATCAAA GAAGCGATGGAGCCTGGAAAACTTTGACATTGGTCGCCCCCTAGGAAAGGGTAAATTTGGCAATGTCTACCTGGCCAGAGAGCGACAAACCAAGTTCATCTTGGCCCTGAAGGTGCTCTTCAAGAAGCAGCTGGAGAAGGCGGGGGTGGAGCACCAACTGAGGAGAGAGGTGGAGATCCAGTCTCACCTCAG GCACCCCAACATCCTGCGCCTCTATGGCTACTTCCACGATGCATCTCGTGTGTATCTCATCCTCGAGTTTGCACCCAGGGGAGAACTCTACGGTGAGCTGCAGCGCTGTGGAGGTTTTTCTGAGGAGAGAAGTGCAACA TACATGATGGAGCTGGCCGACGCCCTCAATTACTGCCACTCCAAGAAGGTGATCCACAGGGACATCAAACCAGAGAACCTCTTACTGGGGGCCAACGGCGAGCTGAAGATTGCAGACTTTGGCTGGTCTGTTCATACACCCTCCTCCAG GAGGTCCACTCTGTGTGGAACACTAGACTACTTGCCTCCGGAGATGATTGAGGGAAAAACTCATGATGAGAAGGTGGATCTGTGGAGTCTGGGTGTCCTTTGCTACGAGTTCCTGGTTGGACACCCCCCATTTGAAGCAAAAAGTAACGAGGAGACCTACCGCAGGATATCAAGG GTGGAGTACACTTACCCTCCACAGACCAATTTCAGTGCTGGAGCCAAAGACTTGGTTGCCAGGCTGCTGAAACACAACCCCATGCACAGGTTGCCCATCGAGGGAGTCCTGTGCCACCCCTGGGTGGTTGAATACTCCACCAAGAAGCCCAAAGCCTTGAACAGTGAAGAGCCCAGCCAGTGA
- the slc32a1 gene encoding vesicular inhibitory amino acid transporter: MATLIRGKLSNKLSNAATAVSNKSQAKVSGMFARMGFQAATDEEALGFAACDDLDYDHRQGMQMDILTSDETGGEASGDGEALDGDSHYQRDGTGPSPSASKDGGSTNELSEVRPKITAWEAGWNVTNAIQGMFVLGLPYAILHGGYLGLFLIIFAAVVCCYTGKILISCLYEEDEDGQLVRVRDSYVDIANACCAPRFPSLGGHVVNVAQIIELVMTCILYVVVSGNLMYNSFPNMPISQKSWAIIATVALLPCAFLKNLKAVSKFSLLCTLAHFIINILVIAYCLSRARDWAWDKVKFYIDVKKFPISIGIIVFSYTSQIFLPSLEGNMQKPSEFHCMMNWTHIAACILKGLFALVAYLTWADATKEVITDNLPPGIRAVVNLFLVAKALLSYPLPFFAAVEVLEKSFFQDGGRAFFPDCYGGDGRLKSWGLTLRCSLVVFTLLMAIYVPHFALLMGLTGSLTGAGLCFLLPSLFHLKLLWRKLLWHQVFFDVAIFVIGGICSISGFIHSMEGLIEAFKYNIEE, translated from the exons ATGGCGACGTTAATCAGAGGCAAGCTTTCTAATAAACTGTCAAATGCAGCCACCGCTGTATCCAACAAATCCCAGGCGAAGGTGAGCGGGATGTTCGCCAGGATGGGGTTCCAGGCCGCCACCGACGAGGAGGCTCTGGGCTTCGCCGCTTGCGATGACCTGGACTACGACCACCGGCAAGGCATGCAGATGGACATCTTGACATCCGATGAGACGGGAGGAGAGGCGAGCGGAGACGGAGAGGCGCTGGACGGGGACAGCCATTACCAGAGGGACGGCACCGGTCCATCGCCCTCAGCCTCAAAGGACGGAGGTTCGACGAACGAGTTGTCTGAAGTCAGACCAAAAATCACCGCTTGGGAGGCGGGCTGGAACGTCACGAACGCAATCCAG GGGATGTTCGTTCTTGGGTTGCCCTACGCCATTCTGCATGGAGGATACCTCGGACTCTTTCTCATTATTTTCGCCGCCGTGGTGTGCTGTTACACGGGGAAAATCCTCATTTCCTGCCTGTACGAGGAGGACGAAGACGGGCAGCTCGTCCGTGTGAGGGACTCCTATGTGGACATTGCCAACGCCTGCTGCGCGCCCAGATTCCCGTCTTTAGGTGGCCATGTCGTGAATGTAGCCCAAATCATAGAGCTTGTGATGACTTGCATCCTGTATGTGGTGGTCAGCGGTAATCTCATGTACAACAGCTTCCCCAACATGCCAATTTCCCAGAAGTCGTGGGCCATCATCGCCACCGTCGCTCTCCTCCCCTGCGCCTTCCTCAAGAACCTGAAAGCCGTCTCCAAGTTCAGCTTGCTGTGCACGCTGGCCCACTTTATCATCAACATCCTGGTCATAGCGTACTGCCTCTCCAGAGCGAGGGACTGGGCCTGGGACAAGGTCAAGTTTTACATCGACGTCAAGAAGTTCCCCATCTCCATTGGGATTATCGTGTTCAGCTACACCTCGCAGATCTTCCTGCCGTCTCTGGAGGGGAACATGCAGAAACCAAGCGAGTTCCACTGCATGATGAACTGGACTCACATCGCTGCCTGCATCCTCAAAGGCCTGTTCGCCCTGGTGGCCTACTTGACCTGGGCTGACGCAACCAAGGAGGTCATCACAGACAACCTGCCCCCCGGCATCCGAGCTGTCGTCAACCTCTTCCTAGTGGCCAAAGCTTTATTGTCGTATCCGCTGCCGTTTTTCGCCGCCGTCGAGGTATTAGAGAAATCGTTTTTCCAGGACGGGGGACGTGCGTTCTTTCCAGATTGCTACGGTGGCGATGGACGCCTGAAATCCTGGGGACTGACTCTCCGATGTAGCCTTGTTGTGTTCACCTTGCTCATGGCCATTTACGTGCCACATTTCGCCCTCCTCATGGGCCTCACTGGCAGCCTGACAGGCGCAGGCCTGTGCTTTCTGCTTCCCAGTCTCTTCCACCTCAAGCTTTTATGGAGAAAGCTGCTATGGCACCAAGTTTTCTTTGATGTCGCCATCTTTGTAATAGGAGGTATATGCAGCATATCCGGTTTCATCCATTCAATGGAGGGGCTCATAGAGGCTTTCAAATATAACATAGAAGAGTAG